One stretch of Deltaproteobacteria bacterium DNA includes these proteins:
- a CDS encoding cyclic nucleotide-binding domain-containing protein, whose amino-acid sequence MFRQLSASEQEAVRQAVTQSPLLSSIAADGSAAARFEEILAQYARPVRFDAGEVVCREGDYGSVLYFVLEGSLRVVVEDPEGVMALADPPRLVSIGPKRRFWEFWKAPEEEEIFVVDANVRQKLANMDEVLESCETVRLEPSSADNAIAGAFAVLTRSAFRRTVFAETPVRLLAVHWRGMRDMTALGDAPRRSINAHCLAEIVDLMRSGRFAVPVFSPLPKSALTALMETADFRFAGGPSSGFTALRQDEPVREVFVVVSGFGRVRHLSAGESHSVGFVRRGDVFGLAALAAGGQGAASKTSLEFLGDTSLLVLPGTALMEDCLPFLSHEDITRCDPAARVELGDPDTTTSTALRDRSREASLIDFLVDNAFVRGRQAMVIDQTRCVGCDACVQGCADTHGGVPRFVRQGPAKGGYSVANACMHCEEAPCLVNCPTEAVFRKFSGEVVVSEVLCIGCGTCTAACPYDNIRLVEMGLNAEAKERSIPVAAKCDLCIGQETGPACVRACPHDAIARVDLTDHELVGRLAAGTPLRTLNSKG is encoded by the coding sequence ATGTTCAGACAACTCTCCGCCAGTGAGCAGGAAGCCGTCCGCCAGGCGGTGACGCAGTCCCCACTGCTGTCGAGTATCGCCGCCGACGGGAGCGCGGCGGCCCGGTTCGAGGAGATCCTGGCTCAATACGCGCGACCCGTGCGTTTCGACGCGGGAGAGGTGGTGTGCCGCGAGGGCGACTACGGCAGCGTCCTCTACTTCGTCCTGGAAGGGTCGCTCCGGGTGGTGGTCGAGGACCCGGAGGGCGTGATGGCCCTTGCCGATCCGCCCCGCCTCGTGTCCATCGGACCCAAGCGGCGTTTCTGGGAATTCTGGAAAGCCCCCGAGGAAGAGGAAATCTTCGTGGTGGACGCCAACGTCCGGCAGAAGCTCGCCAACATGGACGAGGTGCTGGAGTCCTGCGAGACCGTCCGGCTCGAACCGTCTTCGGCGGACAACGCCATCGCCGGCGCTTTCGCCGTGCTGACCCGCTCGGCGTTCCGACGCACCGTGTTCGCCGAGACGCCGGTACGGCTCCTGGCCGTGCACTGGCGTGGCATGCGCGACATGACCGCCCTCGGCGATGCCCCGCGCCGGTCCATCAATGCCCACTGCCTGGCCGAGATCGTGGATCTGATGCGTTCGGGCAGGTTCGCCGTTCCGGTCTTCTCGCCGCTGCCGAAGAGCGCCCTGACCGCTCTCATGGAAACCGCGGACTTCCGGTTCGCCGGCGGTCCCTCCTCTGGATTTACCGCCCTCCGACAGGACGAGCCGGTCCGGGAAGTGTTCGTGGTCGTCTCCGGGTTCGGCCGCGTCCGTCATCTCTCCGCCGGCGAGAGCCACAGCGTCGGTTTCGTTCGCCGGGGCGATGTCTTCGGGCTCGCGGCGCTGGCCGCGGGCGGGCAAGGGGCCGCGAGCAAGACCTCCCTCGAGTTCCTGGGCGACACCAGTCTACTGGTGCTGCCGGGGACGGCGCTGATGGAGGACTGCCTCCCCTTCCTTTCCCATGAGGACATCACCCGCTGCGACCCCGCCGCCCGTGTCGAACTGGGCGATCCGGACACGACGACGTCCACGGCCCTGCGGGACCGCTCGCGCGAGGCTTCGCTGATCGACTTCCTCGTGGACAACGCTTTCGTCAGGGGCCGGCAGGCCATGGTCATCGACCAGACCCGCTGCGTGGGGTGCGATGCCTGCGTACAGGGTTGCGCCGATACCCATGGCGGTGTGCCGCGATTCGTCCGCCAGGGTCCCGCCAAGGGCGGCTACTCCGTCGCCAATGCCTGCATGCATTGCGAGGAAGCGCCGTGCCTGGTCAACTGCCCCACCGAAGCGGTGTTCCGGAAGTTCAGCGGAGAAGTGGTGGTGTCGGAAGTGCTGTGCATCGGTTGCGGCACCTGCACCGCGGCCTGTCCCTACGACAACATCCGGCTGGTGGAGATGGGGCTCAACGCCGAGGCGAAGGAACGGTCCATCCCCGTCGCCGCCAAATGCGATCTCTGTATCGGCCAGGAGACAGGCCCCGCATGCGTGCGCGCGTGCCCGCACGACGCCATCGCCCGCGTCGACCTTACCGACCATGAGCTGGTCGGGCGGCTGGCGGCGGGCACGCCGTTGCGCACACTGAACTCCAAGGGATGA
- a CDS encoding multiheme c-type cytochrome, producing MKPTAQRPFHDPRLIVAAAFLAAVFSLGLTGLAKAQESVRIPGPGLDIGAVQGPNACAECHKKTAQVWKRTVHHRVIKETHRSKEARAFAKSLRVRRIKDPKALCATCHYTVQKGKKRPKAIAGISCESCHGAARDWIKVHGEFSGKKKETESPEEAAARWTQSEKAGMIRPRNLYKLARNCYSCHATGHEDLINVGGHPSGGQFELLSWTMGEVRHNVWYTPANDEASPARKRMLYLAGLSLSLETSLKALSEARKADGMYAADLRVRIGRAKAGLAKAAERLAGVVELKAMVDAVPAPGAAAAQLEASAAAVSEQARRLLERDGGGMEALDGMLPGTGDYVGKVAKP from the coding sequence ATGAAGCCGACCGCGCAACGACCTTTCCACGACCCGCGTCTGATAGTCGCAGCCGCGTTCCTGGCCGCCGTGTTTTCCCTCGGCCTCACGGGTCTCGCCAAGGCTCAGGAAAGTGTCCGCATACCGGGGCCCGGCCTCGACATTGGCGCCGTCCAAGGACCCAATGCCTGCGCCGAGTGCCACAAAAAGACCGCCCAGGTCTGGAAACGCACCGTTCACCACCGCGTGATCAAGGAGACCCATCGCTCCAAGGAGGCTCGGGCCTTCGCCAAGAGCCTGCGGGTCCGGCGCATCAAGGACCCCAAGGCGTTGTGCGCCACCTGCCACTACACGGTCCAGAAGGGAAAGAAACGTCCCAAGGCCATTGCCGGGATCTCGTGCGAGTCCTGCCACGGCGCGGCCCGGGACTGGATCAAGGTCCATGGCGAGTTCAGCGGCAAGAAGAAGGAAACCGAGTCCCCCGAGGAGGCCGCGGCCCGATGGACGCAGTCCGAGAAGGCCGGCATGATCCGGCCGCGCAACCTCTACAAGCTGGCGCGGAACTGCTACTCATGCCACGCCACCGGTCATGAGGACCTGATCAACGTCGGCGGACACCCTTCCGGCGGTCAATTCGAGCTCTTGTCCTGGACCATGGGCGAGGTCCGGCACAATGTCTGGTACACACCGGCCAACGACGAGGCCTCGCCGGCACGCAAACGCATGCTGTACCTGGCGGGCCTGTCGCTGTCCCTGGAGACCTCCCTGAAGGCGCTTTCCGAGGCCCGGAAGGCCGACGGCATGTATGCCGCGGATCTGCGGGTCAGGATCGGGCGGGCCAAGGCAGGTCTCGCCAAGGCCGCCGAGCGCCTGGCCGGAGTGGTCGAGCTCAAGGCCATGGTCGACGCCGTGCCGGCCCCGGGGGCCGCCGCGGCGCAACTGGAGGCATCCGCCGCCGCCGTGTCCGAGCAGGCGCGGCGGCTGTTGGAGCGCGACGGGGGCGGCATGGAGGCCCTCGATGGGATGCTGCCGGGCACGGGCGACTACGTCGGCAAAGTCGCCAAACCCTGA
- a CDS encoding 2Fe-2S iron-sulfur cluster-binding protein has translation METWLTSAILVGVGALVAAMVVDAWSRAAWRRRRLALDVARYSALADVLARRDEAIVQNLSRSRSWDGFRNFRVTRKVQEADNIVSLYLRPHDGRAVPAFLPGQFLTFRFHDETGGTPTIRCYSLSQAYSPELDYRVTIKRLAPPPDAPAGTPWGKSSSYFHAVEEDNVVEVGPPAGQFTLDLAAGRPVVFIAGGIGVTPFLAMTEHLARHEPDREAWLFHGVKNPREQVAADPLRAWAEKPNFHFITCYSQPLEDGQSAQPFNEESIVTLDVLRQWLPSSNYEFFVCGPPPMMAAIMEGLREWGVPPGSIHMEAFSSETVREIGMASLLAGQTATWEVAFRGNNKKLQWRGDSGTILDLAERNGIFLPSGCRAGNCGTCAAPVLAGSFTYLSKPEARVDQGNCLVCISVPTEDMEFA, from the coding sequence ATGGAAACGTGGCTGACATCGGCAATCCTCGTGGGCGTCGGAGCGCTAGTCGCCGCAATGGTGGTGGACGCGTGGTCACGCGCCGCGTGGCGGCGCCGGCGTCTGGCCCTCGACGTGGCACGATACTCGGCGCTGGCGGACGTGTTGGCCCGACGCGACGAGGCCATCGTCCAGAATCTCTCCCGGAGCAGGAGTTGGGACGGTTTTCGGAATTTTCGCGTCACCCGCAAGGTCCAGGAAGCGGACAACATCGTTTCCCTTTACCTCCGTCCGCATGACGGGCGGGCGGTGCCGGCGTTTCTTCCGGGCCAGTTCCTCACCTTCCGTTTCCACGACGAAACCGGAGGAACGCCGACCATCCGGTGCTATTCCCTCTCGCAGGCGTACAGTCCGGAGCTTGACTACAGAGTGACCATCAAGCGGCTGGCGCCGCCGCCCGACGCGCCGGCGGGCACCCCATGGGGAAAGTCGTCTTCCTATTTCCACGCGGTGGAGGAAGACAACGTCGTCGAGGTGGGTCCGCCGGCCGGACAATTCACCCTGGACCTGGCCGCGGGGCGGCCCGTGGTCTTCATCGCCGGCGGTATCGGCGTCACGCCGTTTCTCGCCATGACCGAACATCTGGCCCGGCACGAGCCCGACCGCGAAGCATGGCTCTTCCACGGCGTCAAGAACCCTCGGGAACAGGTGGCCGCCGACCCGCTCCGCGCCTGGGCCGAGAAACCCAACTTCCATTTCATCACCTGCTACAGCCAACCGTTGGAAGACGGCCAATCCGCCCAGCCGTTCAACGAAGAAAGCATCGTGACCCTCGATGTCCTGCGGCAGTGGCTGCCCTCCTCGAACTATGAGTTCTTCGTCTGCGGTCCGCCGCCGATGATGGCGGCGATCATGGAAGGCCTTCGGGAGTGGGGGGTGCCGCCCGGCTCCATCCACATGGAGGCGTTCTCCTCCGAGACCGTGCGCGAGATCGGCATGGCCAGTCTGCTGGCCGGACAAACCGCGACGTGGGAGGTAGCGTTCCGGGGCAACAACAAGAAGCTGCAATGGCGCGGGGACTCCGGGACGATACTGGACCTGGCCGAACGGAACGGCATCTTCCTGCCCTCGGGGTGCCGGGCCGGGAACTGCGGCACGTGCGCCGCGCCGGTGCTCGCGGGTTCTTTCACCTATCTCTCCAAGCCCGAGGCGAGGGTGGACCAGGGCAACTGCCTGGTGTGCATTTCGGTGCCCACCGAAGACATGGAGTTCGCGTGA
- a CDS encoding multiheme c-type cytochrome — protein sequence MHEAVLTGNRFPSATVCAQCHPKQFREWSVSPHAYGQLSSVVMAFQNATNRKISSTAGDFCQRCHAPISAALGTPAARSSLDRSAIERESITCVACHRVRRNFGKITGRFPIVEGDIYAPMYSVDDGTRLKEILDQPGKYPVQPRRGETGRAIHAEIKPFFELREPGFCGGVCHEVIAQTGGRSHEMLTEYKRSPAAAKGVTCVDCHMGTVQGKASPFERGPAAVVGGVPTPERRLSNHFMAGPDYSVVHPGIFPHNADAAKLKTPREWVQFDHEAGWGTEKFEDSVPADHVFPEAWQSVDDRFEARDIIGEQLKLLAWADGQRLEVLRNGFGLSEVTDIRASGDGLAFSLAVKNLTDGHYVPTSFDIKRTVFLEVGVTDSSGKVVYRSGDRDPNGDLRDKHSRYVLAGLLPHDDDLFNLQSKTYVGIVRGPERSQVLSPPMSLTAMPMVRPDGRPTMLYGRTRGSRKHRTGIPAGQSRSADYRVPADRLRHGESYHIDARLIFQPVPVNLIHASQHMGFDYGMSPREVADRIVKGAAEVWRRTATVRYAAEGR from the coding sequence ACCGGGAACCGCTTTCCGTCCGCCACCGTCTGCGCCCAGTGCCACCCCAAGCAGTTCCGGGAATGGTCGGTGTCCCCCCATGCCTATGGCCAGCTCAGCTCCGTGGTCATGGCGTTCCAGAATGCCACCAACAGAAAAATCAGCTCCACCGCCGGCGACTTTTGCCAACGTTGCCATGCGCCGATAAGCGCGGCTCTGGGCACACCCGCCGCCAGGTCCAGCCTCGACCGCTCGGCCATCGAGCGCGAGAGCATCACTTGTGTGGCGTGCCACCGGGTGCGGCGGAACTTCGGCAAGATCACCGGGCGGTTCCCGATCGTGGAGGGGGACATCTACGCGCCGATGTACAGCGTCGACGACGGCACGCGGCTGAAAGAGATCCTGGACCAGCCCGGCAAGTACCCGGTCCAGCCCAGACGCGGCGAAACCGGACGCGCCATCCATGCGGAGATCAAGCCGTTCTTCGAGTTGCGTGAACCCGGCTTCTGCGGCGGCGTCTGCCACGAGGTCATCGCCCAGACCGGAGGCCGCAGCCACGAGATGCTGACCGAGTACAAGCGCTCCCCGGCGGCGGCCAAGGGCGTCACCTGCGTCGACTGTCACATGGGGACGGTCCAGGGCAAGGCCTCGCCGTTCGAACGCGGTCCGGCCGCGGTGGTGGGCGGCGTGCCCACCCCGGAACGGCGGTTGTCCAATCACTTCATGGCCGGCCCGGACTACTCCGTCGTCCACCCCGGCATCTTTCCCCACAATGCCGATGCCGCGAAGCTGAAGACCCCGCGGGAGTGGGTACAGTTCGACCATGAGGCGGGCTGGGGCACCGAGAAGTTCGAGGACTCGGTGCCCGCGGACCACGTCTTCCCCGAAGCGTGGCAATCCGTCGACGATCGCTTCGAGGCGCGTGACATCATCGGGGAGCAGCTCAAGTTGCTGGCCTGGGCCGACGGGCAGCGTCTGGAGGTTCTGCGCAACGGGTTCGGACTGTCGGAGGTCACGGACATCCGCGCCTCGGGCGACGGCCTGGCCTTCTCCCTCGCGGTGAAGAACCTCACCGACGGCCACTACGTGCCCACGAGTTTCGACATCAAGCGCACGGTGTTCCTGGAGGTTGGCGTCACCGATTCGTCCGGTAAGGTGGTCTACCGCTCGGGGGACCGGGACCCTAACGGCGACCTTCGGGACAAGCACTCGCGTTACGTGCTGGCCGGCCTGCTGCCGCACGACGACGACCTCTTCAACCTGCAGTCTAAGACCTACGTGGGGATCGTGCGCGGACCCGAACGCTCCCAGGTCCTGTCCCCGCCCATGTCCCTGACGGCCATGCCCATGGTCCGGCCAGACGGGCGCCCCACCATGCTCTATGGCCGCACCCGGGGAAGCAGGAAACACCGGACGGGAATCCCGGCCGGGCAGTCCCGCTCCGCCGACTACCGGGTTCCGGCGGACCGGCTCCGGCACGGCGAGAGCTACCACATCGACGCCCGGCTGATCTTCCAGCCGGTGCCCGTGAACCTCATCCACGCGAGCCAGCATATGGGATTCGACTACGGAATGAGTCCACGGGAAGTCGCCGACCGCATCGTCAAGGGCGCGGCCGAAGTCTGGCGCCGGACGGCAACGGTACGCTACGCGGCGGAGGGGCGGTAA